A part of Blastocatellia bacterium genomic DNA contains:
- a CDS encoding GTP-binding protein, with product MAKERFERTKPHVNVGTIGHIDHGKTTLTSAITRVLHSRNPRVVYR from the coding sequence ATGGCCAAGGAGCGGTTTGAGCGGACGAAGCCGCATGTGAATGTGGGGACGATTGGGCATATTGATCATGGGAAGACGACGTTGACGAGTGCGATCACGCGGGTGTTGCACAGTCGGAATCCGCGGGTGGTGTATCGGGA